From a single Miscanthus floridulus cultivar M001 chromosome 8, ASM1932011v1, whole genome shotgun sequence genomic region:
- the LOC136471241 gene encoding probable receptor-like protein kinase At1g80640: MKSMPPPLPLLCSSAFVVLLLLLCRPLVANGRATPPSPGWPSAAQPALQPAPTASGGVASADGAAAVLPAAAGPPPLGVIVVERHHHLRTELIAAIVISSVASVVITVAALYAFLLWRRSRRALDSKDTQSIDTARIAFVPMLNSFNSYKATKKSAAAMMDYTSLEAATENFSESNVLGVGGFGSVYKANFDGRLAAAVKRLDGGAGAHDCEKEFENELDLLGKIQHPNIVSLVGFCIHEENCFIVYELMENGSLDSQLYGPSHGSALSWHIRMKIALDTARGLEYLHEHCNPPVIHRDLKSSNILLDSDFSAKISDFGLAVISGNHSKGNLKLSGTMGYVAPEYLLDGKLTEKSDVYAFGVVLLELLLGRKPVEKMAQSQCQSIVTWAMPQLTDRSKLPNIIDPMIKNTMDLKHLYQVAAVAVLCVQPEPSYRPLITDVLHSLVPLVPMELGGTLRISPESPYATQMQSPI; this comes from the exons ATGAAGTCAATGCCGCCGCCATTGCCGCTCCTCTGCTCCTCCGCCTTCGTCGTCTTGCTGCTCCTGCTGTGTCGCCCGTTGGTGGCCAATGGGAGGGCCACACCGCCTTCTCCGGGGTGGCCATCGGCGGCTCAGCCCGCGCTGCAGCCTGCACCCACCGCCAGCGGCGGCGTGGCCTCCGCggacggcgccgccgccgtgcttcCTGCGGCCGCGGGGCCTCCACCCTTAG GGGTGATTGTGGTGGAGAGGCACCACCACCTCCGCACGGAGCTCATCGCTGCCATTGTTATCTCATCCGTCGCCAGCGTCGTGATCACTGTTGCCGCACTGTATGCCTTCTTGCTGTGGCGACGATCACGGCGAGCCCTGGATTCCAAGGACACCCAAAGCATAG ATACCGCAAGGATTGCTTTTGTGCCAATGTTGAACAGCTTCAACTCGTACAAGGCTACCAAGAAGAGTGCTGCGGCCATGATGGATTACACATCTTTGGAGGCAGCAACTGAAAATTTCAGTGAGAGCAATGTCCTTGGAGTTGGTGGGTTTGGGTCTGTGTACAAAGCCAATTTTGATGGGAGGCTTGCTGCTGCTGTGAAGAGATTGGATGGTGGAGCTGGGGCACATGATTGCGAGAAAGAATTCGAG AATGAGCTAGATTTGCTTGGGAAGATTCAGCATCCCAACATTGTGTCCCTTGTGGGCTTCTGTATTCATGAGGAGAACTGTTTCATTGTTTATGAGCTGATGGAGAATGGGTCGTTGGATTCACAACTTTATG GGCCATCACATGGTTCAGCTCTGAGCTGGCATATTCGGATGAAGATTGCTCTTGACACAGCAAG GGGATTAGAGTACCTGCATGAGCACTGCAACCCACCAGTTATCCATAGGGATCTGAAGTCATCTAACATACTTTTAGATTCAGACTTCAGTGCTAAG ATTTCAGATTTTGGCCTCGCGGTGATTAGTGGGAATCACAGCAAAGGGAATTTAAAGCTTTCTGGGACTATGGGCTATGTGGCCCCTGAGTACTTATTGGATG GGAAGTTGACTGAGAAGAGTGATgtatatgcatttggggtagTACTTCTAGAACTTCTACTGGGAAGGAAACCTGTTGAGAAGATGGCACAATCTCAGTGCCAATCAATTGTTACATGG GCCATGCCTCAGCTAACTGATAGATCCAAACTCCCTAACATAATTGACCCCATGATCAAGAACACAATGGATCTGAAACACTTGTACCAA GTTGCTGCAGTGGCTGTGCTCTGTGTGCAACCAGAGCCAAGTTACAGGCCGCTGATCACCGATGTACTCCATTCGCTTGTACCCCTAGTGCCCATGGAGCTTGGAGGAACGCTGAGGATCAGCCCGGAATCACCCTATGCTACTCAGATGCAATCTCCCATTTGA